From Plasmodium malariae genome assembly, chromosome: 8:
tacaaaaattattagaatttctatgaaaaattaaattgagaaccaaaaatatataattaatttgatatttttaacatgtattataccaaaaaaaaaagcatgtGTTATGATTAGTAAAACAAGGATATATtcgcaaaaaatatatatttttaattttttaacacttttgttttattgttataaatactaatttttttatcaataatAACTACATTTAccgaaatattatatttataaaattataataattcctagggaaacttaaaaatagtaattattCAAGAAACACCTAGAACAATAGCATATacctatattttatacattgtacattctatataaatttaatattttttaataattaaaaataatgagaaaaaaattgtttaatcACTCTATTATGTAATTAAAGTATATgttgtgaatatatatgaacgaATTGAAATCCTGTAATTTTACTTatcgttaattttttataaataatatcaatAATGTAGTTTTAAAGaatctttttttaagtatttttttttttaattagtaaaattttctataaattttaattttttaagaaaaaatattaataaaaataaaagaggtatttttttattgttagaAGTGCCTAAAGTgatgttcattttttctttattttatatattacaatattagAGTCTATATCATGAAACAAAGTATTGAGTTCGCAtgttttatcaaaatttttatgtttatcattttaatttGGACGTGTCATTTTTACAGTAACATGGTACCATAGACGTTTTTTAAGggaatttgttttattcatatttacattgtttatttttattatttttttggaatGGGAATATTTATCCacttatatatgaaatattcacatttttttttttagagcagttttaacaaaattttggATGAAAAGCATGGCTCTgataaaaaactatataaaCGAATTGATCGATTATTAGGAAAATGTGAAAAGAGTATTTTTGCAAATATTGGAGATTTAGAATTAAATATaccatattataaaaaaaggaggaatgaagaaatatttacagtagataatgaaaaatttcagaaagaaaaaaaagaaaaattagataGAAGCTtattatataaggaaaaattgattaaaaaacttatgaaaaataaatataccatGTTGCATAGATCATATACccattatgaaaaaaaaattatgaatggACTTAATGATAaagctttttttaaaaaaatgttgttaattaatgataaggattacaaaaaattaaagcgTAAAAATTACGGATTGCGACTCtgtttacttttattattgttcttGTTGATATCTGTGATACCTATAGTAGATTTATCCATTGGAGATTTATTGTTGCAATTAGTTAGTTTATTAGAAAATGGTACATCATCTGGTTTTTCGACTCCCACACCTGAAGGTGCAGGTGCCTCGGGAACATCGTGGCTATCTTATTTTTCTGAAAATCCTTCTGTAGCATACAAAGCCCGAAGTATTCTAATATACTGT
This genomic window contains:
- the PmUG01_08061600 gene encoding Plasmodium exported protein, unknown function, which produces MKQSIEFACFIKIFMFIILIWTCHFYSNMSSFNKILDEKHGSDKKLYKRIDRLLGKCEKSIFANIGDLELNIPYYKKRRNEEIFTVDNEKFQKEKKEKLDRSLLYKEKLIKKLMKNKYTMLHRSYTHYEKKIMNGLNDKAFFKKMLLINDKDYKKLKRKNYGLRLCLLLLLFLLISVIPIVDLSIGDLLLQLVSLLENGTSSGFSTPTPEGAGASGTSWLSYFSENPSVAYKARSILIYCVPILILSIILILGIFYFHKKFIKHKKVKFLEAFHEW